One region of Mycobacterium riyadhense genomic DNA includes:
- a CDS encoding SRPBCC family protein, whose translation MAEKTTQTIYIDADPGEVMKAIADIEAYPEWISEYKEVEVLEADDEGYPKRARMLMDAAIFKDTLIMSYEWPADRQSLSWTLESSSLLKALEGSYRLAPKGSGTDVTYELSVDLAVPILGMLKRKAERRLIDGALKDLKKRVEG comes from the coding sequence GTGGCGGAGAAGACGACGCAGACGATCTACATCGACGCGGATCCGGGCGAGGTGATGAAGGCGATCGCCGACATCGAGGCCTACCCGGAATGGATCTCGGAGTACAAGGAAGTCGAAGTACTCGAGGCTGACGACGAGGGATACCCGAAACGGGCGCGGATGTTGATGGACGCGGCCATCTTCAAAGACACCTTGATCATGTCCTACGAGTGGCCGGCAGACCGCCAGTCGCTGAGCTGGACTCTGGAATCCAGCTCACTGCTAAAGGCGCTTGAAGGCTCATATCGCTTGGCGCCCAAGGGCTCTGGCACTGATGTGACCTACGAGCTCTCGGTCGATCTTGCGGTCCCGATTCTCGGAATGCTCAAACGCAAGGCCGAACGCAGGTTGATCGACGGCGCGTTGAAGGATCTCAAGAAGCGAGTCGAGGGCTGA
- the pimB gene encoding GDP-mannose-dependent alpha-(1-6)-phosphatidylinositol monomannoside mannosyltransferase, which produces MSRVLLVTNDFPPRRGGIQSYLGEFVARLVQSGSEAGSHAVTVYAPKWKGAEAFDAAADKAGYQVVRHPSTLMLPVPTVDTRMRGLITEHDIDTVWFGAAAPLALLAPRARQAGASRVLASTHGHEVGWSMLPVARSVLRRIGDGTDTVTFVSRYTRSRFAAAFGPAATLEYLPPGVDSDRFRPDPAARAELRERYRLGERPTVVCVSRLVPRKGQDMLIKALPLIRQRVDGAALVIVGGGPYLETLRKLSQDCEVADHVTFTGGVRGDELPAHHALADVFAMPCRTRGAGMDVEGLGIVFLEASATGVPVIAGQSGGAPETVQHNRTGLVIDGNSVDKVADAVSELLNDRDRAAAMGAAGREWVTAQWRWDKLAARLADLLRG; this is translated from the coding sequence GTGAGCCGGGTCCTGCTGGTAACGAACGATTTTCCACCCCGGCGTGGTGGTATCCAGTCCTACCTGGGGGAGTTCGTCGCTCGCCTAGTCCAATCCGGTTCCGAAGCCGGATCGCATGCCGTGACGGTGTATGCGCCAAAGTGGAAGGGCGCCGAGGCTTTTGACGCCGCAGCGGACAAGGCGGGCTACCAGGTGGTGCGACATCCCAGCACGCTGATGCTGCCCGTACCCACAGTCGACACCCGGATGCGTGGCCTGATCACCGAGCACGACATTGACACCGTCTGGTTCGGCGCGGCCGCACCGCTGGCTCTGCTTGCGCCACGCGCCCGGCAGGCTGGAGCGAGCCGGGTACTGGCCAGCACACACGGCCACGAAGTGGGCTGGTCGATGCTTCCCGTTGCAAGATCGGTGCTGCGCCGCATCGGCGACGGCACCGACACAGTGACCTTCGTCAGCCGCTATACGCGGTCCCGGTTCGCGGCTGCCTTCGGTCCCGCGGCGACGCTGGAATACCTGCCTCCCGGGGTCGACAGCGACCGGTTCCGTCCCGATCCGGCCGCCCGCGCCGAGCTGAGGGAGCGCTACCGGCTGGGCGAACGACCCACGGTGGTGTGCGTGTCGCGACTGGTGCCCCGCAAAGGCCAGGACATGCTGATCAAGGCGCTGCCCTTGATCCGGCAGCGCGTCGATGGGGCCGCGCTGGTGATCGTCGGGGGTGGTCCGTACCTGGAGACGCTGCGCAAGCTGTCACAAGACTGCGAGGTGGCCGATCATGTGACGTTCACCGGCGGCGTGCGGGGCGATGAGCTACCCGCTCACCATGCGCTGGCCGACGTGTTTGCGATGCCATGCCGCACTCGGGGTGCCGGAATGGACGTCGAGGGCTTGGGCATCGTGTTTCTCGAGGCCTCGGCCACCGGCGTACCGGTGATCGCCGGCCAATCCGGTGGAGCCCCAGAAACGGTGCAGCACAACAGGACTGGGCTAGTCATCGACGGTAACTCGGTGGACAAGGTCGCCGACGCGGTCAGCGAGTTGCTCAACGATCGGGACCGGGCCGCCGCGATGGGGGCCGCCGGGCGGGAATGGGTGACGGCCCAGTGGCGCTGGGACAAGCTAGCCGCTCGGCTGGCGGACCTGCTGCGCGGCTAA
- a CDS encoding lysophospholipid acyltransferase family protein, with the protein MWYYLFKYIFMGWLFTLLGRPKTEGMENIPRTGPAILASNHLAVADSFYLPLVVRRRIWFLAKAEYFTGTGLKGWINRWFYSGSGQVPIDRNNPDAANAALQTAEGLLRQGKLLGMYPEGTRSPDGRLYKGKTGLARLALHSGVPVIPVAMIGTNVVNPPGTKRLRFGRVTVRFGKPMDFSRFEGLAGNHFIERAVIDEVMYELMGLSGQEYVDIYAASVKDGSNAGGSKDAARIPDTAAG; encoded by the coding sequence ATGTGGTACTACCTATTCAAGTACATCTTCATGGGCTGGCTCTTTACTCTGCTCGGTCGGCCGAAAACCGAAGGCATGGAAAACATTCCGAGAACCGGGCCGGCCATTCTCGCCAGTAACCATCTCGCGGTGGCCGACAGTTTCTACCTTCCGTTAGTGGTGCGCCGCCGGATTTGGTTCTTGGCCAAGGCGGAATACTTCACCGGCACCGGGTTGAAGGGCTGGATCAACCGCTGGTTCTACAGCGGCTCCGGCCAGGTACCCATCGACCGCAACAACCCCGATGCCGCGAACGCCGCGTTGCAAACCGCAGAGGGATTGTTGCGCCAAGGCAAGCTGCTGGGCATGTACCCCGAAGGCACCCGCTCGCCCGACGGTCGGCTCTATAAGGGCAAAACCGGGTTGGCGCGGCTGGCGTTGCACTCCGGGGTTCCGGTGATCCCGGTCGCGATGATAGGCACCAACGTCGTCAACCCACCGGGCACCAAGAGGCTGCGATTTGGCCGAGTCACCGTGCGTTTCGGTAAGCCGATGGACTTTTCGCGATTCGAGGGTTTGGCTGGGAACCACTTCATCGAGCGAGCCGTCATCGATGAAGTGATGTACGAGCTGATGGGGCTCTCGGGTCAGGAGTATGTCGACATCTACGCGGCCAGCGTCAAAGACGGCAGCAACGCTGGCGGCTCTAAAGACGCCGCGCGGATTCCCGACACAGCCGCCGGCTAG
- a CDS encoding ArsA family ATPase — MAPTPARISLFVGKGGVGKSTLASATAVCDASAGQRVLLVSTDQAHSLGDVLGITVPPTGRGEPVRVLTDLETGDAKAGAGLLDALALDTLALLEDRWHDVVGALDRRFPDSELGSIAPEELSALPGIQEVLGLHAVGKLAAAGRWDRIVVDCASTADALRMLTLPATLGLYVERAWPRHRRLSIAADDSRSAAVVELLERISASVEELSALLTDGALVSAHLVLTPERVVAAEAVRTLGSLALMGVRVEELLVNQVLVRDESYEYRSLPDHPAFYWYAERISEQRAVLEELDATIGDVALVLIPHLSGEPIGPKALSGLLEGSRRRRGAAPPGPLRPIVDLESGSGLESIYRLRLALPQLDPGSLTLGRSDDDLIVSAGGVRRRVRLASVLRRCTVLDAQLRGSELTVRFRPDPEVWPR; from the coding sequence TTGGCTCCCACCCCGGCACGGATCAGTCTCTTTGTTGGCAAGGGTGGGGTAGGAAAATCCACCCTGGCGTCCGCCACCGCGGTTTGTGACGCCAGCGCCGGCCAGCGCGTGCTGCTGGTTTCCACCGACCAGGCGCACTCGCTGGGCGACGTGCTGGGCATTACGGTTCCCCCGACCGGTCGAGGCGAGCCGGTTCGTGTCCTCACCGACCTCGAAACCGGGGACGCGAAGGCCGGCGCCGGCCTTCTAGACGCGTTGGCCCTGGATACCTTGGCTCTGCTCGAGGACCGTTGGCATGACGTGGTCGGTGCTCTCGACCGCCGATTTCCCGACTCTGAGTTGGGCAGCATTGCGCCCGAAGAACTCTCGGCATTGCCCGGGATCCAGGAAGTACTCGGTCTGCACGCCGTCGGCAAGCTCGCGGCCGCGGGACGCTGGGATCGTATCGTCGTAGACTGCGCCTCAACCGCGGATGCGCTGCGGATGTTGACGCTGCCCGCCACGCTCGGGTTGTACGTGGAGCGGGCCTGGCCGCGGCATCGCAGGCTCAGCATCGCAGCCGACGACAGCCGCTCGGCCGCGGTGGTGGAATTGCTCGAGCGCATCAGCGCCAGTGTCGAGGAGCTCAGCGCGTTGTTGACAGACGGTGCGCTGGTCAGTGCGCACCTGGTGCTGACCCCTGAGCGGGTGGTCGCGGCCGAGGCCGTCCGGACGCTGGGTTCCTTGGCGTTGATGGGTGTGCGCGTCGAAGAGCTGCTCGTCAACCAGGTTCTCGTCCGAGACGAGTCCTACGAGTACCGCAGTCTGCCCGATCATCCCGCGTTCTATTGGTATGCCGAACGCATCTCCGAGCAACGGGCCGTCCTCGAAGAATTGGATGCCACCATCGGTGACGTGGCGCTGGTGCTGATTCCACACTTGTCCGGTGAGCCGATTGGCCCAAAGGCGCTGAGCGGGCTGCTCGAAGGTTCCCGGCGGCGCAGGGGGGCCGCGCCACCGGGACCGCTGCGTCCGATCGTTGACCTGGAGTCTGGGTCCGGGCTGGAGTCGATATACCGACTCAGGCTGGCGTTGCCTCAGCTCGATCCTGGATCGCTGACGCTGGGCCGGTCCGACGACGACTTGATCGTCAGCGCCGGCGGGGTGCGGCGCAGGGTTCGGTTGGCTTCGGTACTGCGGCGGTGTACGGTGCTGGACGCGCAGCTGCGCGGCAGTGAGCTGACAGTTCGATTTCGACCGGATCCGGAGGTATGGCCGAGGTGA
- a CDS encoding AMP-dependent synthetase/ligase: MRQYSVPARFAVGEHDHVAAVVYEHERNDPDYVIYQRLVDGAWTDVTCAQAANQIRSAALGLISLGVQAGDRVSIFSATCYEWAILDLAILSIGAVTVPIYETSSAEQVRWVLQDSEAVLVFAESDAHASIVTELTGELPALRRVLHISGSGPKALDQLVEAGASVDPAELTARLEALRAEDPATLIYTSGTTGRPKGCQLTHSNLLHEIRGTRECLPTLLCQGQRLLVFLPLAHVLARALTLSAFTSKVAVGFTSDIKNLLPLFVVFKPTVVVSVPRVFEKVYNTAEQNAANDGKGAIFKIAAQTAVDWSQAQDDGNPGLLLRAKHAVFDRLIYQKLRAALGGNCHAAVSGGAPLGARLGHFYRGVGVTIYEGYGLTETSAAITVNQIGGLKIGTVGKLLPGNSLRIADDGELLVRGGVVFTGYWRNEQATAEAFTDGWFRTGDLGAVDEDGFLTITGRKKELIVTAGGKNVAPAVLEDQLRAHPLISQAMVVGDNKPFIGALITIDPEAFDGWKQRNGKTTSASVSELATDPDLVAEVDAAVKHANLQVSHAESIRKFRILPVDFTENTGELTPTMKVKRNVVAEKFASDIEAIYNKD, from the coding sequence GTGCGTCAGTACAGTGTCCCCGCCCGCTTTGCCGTCGGCGAGCACGACCACGTCGCCGCCGTGGTGTACGAGCACGAACGCAACGATCCGGACTACGTGATCTACCAGCGCTTGGTCGACGGCGCATGGACCGATGTCACCTGCGCCCAAGCGGCCAACCAAATTCGTTCTGCCGCGTTGGGTTTGATCTCGCTTGGCGTGCAGGCCGGCGACCGGGTTTCCATCTTTTCAGCCACCTGCTACGAGTGGGCGATCCTCGACCTCGCGATCCTGTCGATAGGTGCTGTCACCGTACCGATCTATGAGACGTCGTCGGCCGAGCAGGTGCGCTGGGTGCTGCAGGACTCGGAGGCAGTGCTGGTGTTCGCGGAATCCGATGCGCACGCGTCGATAGTCACCGAGCTCACCGGTGAACTGCCCGCGTTGCGCCGGGTGCTGCACATCAGCGGTTCCGGGCCCAAGGCACTCGATCAGCTCGTCGAGGCCGGTGCGTCGGTCGATCCGGCTGAACTGACCGCCCGGCTCGAGGCGTTGCGTGCCGAGGACCCGGCGACGCTCATTTACACCTCTGGCACCACAGGACGACCCAAAGGCTGCCAGCTGACGCACTCCAACCTGCTGCACGAAATCCGGGGGACCCGGGAGTGCCTGCCGACGCTGCTGTGTCAGGGTCAGCGGCTGCTGGTTTTCTTGCCCCTGGCCCACGTGCTGGCCCGGGCACTCACGTTGTCCGCGTTCACCAGCAAAGTGGCCGTCGGGTTCACCAGCGACATCAAGAATCTGCTGCCATTGTTTGTGGTGTTTAAGCCGACGGTGGTGGTGTCGGTGCCGCGGGTGTTCGAAAAGGTATACAACACCGCCGAGCAGAACGCCGCCAACGACGGCAAGGGCGCCATTTTCAAGATCGCCGCACAGACCGCGGTCGACTGGAGCCAGGCGCAAGACGACGGCAATCCGGGATTGTTGTTGCGCGCAAAGCATGCGGTGTTCGACCGGCTGATCTACCAAAAGCTGCGTGCGGCGCTCGGCGGCAACTGCCACGCCGCCGTCTCGGGTGGAGCTCCGCTGGGCGCGCGGCTTGGCCACTTCTACCGCGGTGTCGGCGTGACCATCTACGAGGGCTACGGCCTAACCGAGACCAGCGCAGCGATCACGGTGAACCAGATTGGCGGCCTGAAGATCGGGACCGTTGGAAAGCTGTTGCCCGGCAACAGTTTGCGCATCGCCGACGATGGTGAACTGCTGGTGCGCGGCGGCGTGGTGTTCACCGGCTACTGGCGCAATGAGCAAGCGACCGCCGAGGCATTCACCGACGGCTGGTTCCGGACGGGCGATCTCGGTGCGGTCGATGAGGACGGCTTCTTGACCATCACTGGGCGTAAGAAGGAGCTCATTGTCACCGCGGGCGGTAAGAACGTCGCCCCCGCGGTGCTGGAGGATCAGCTGCGGGCGCACCCGCTCATCAGCCAGGCAATGGTGGTCGGGGACAACAAGCCGTTCATCGGTGCGCTCATCACCATTGACCCCGAGGCGTTCGACGGCTGGAAGCAGCGCAACGGCAAGACGACTAGCGCCTCGGTGAGCGAGCTGGCCACCGATCCCGACCTGGTCGCCGAGGTGGACGCCGCCGTCAAGCACGCCAACCTGCAGGTATCGCATGCTGAGTCGATCCGCAAGTTCCGCATTCTGCCCGTCGACTTCACCGAGAACACCGGCGAGCTGACCCCGACGATGAAGGTCAAGCGCAACGTGGTGGCCGAGAAGTTCGCCTCCGACATCGAGGCGATCTACAACAAGGACTAG
- a CDS encoding AMP-dependent synthetase/ligase: MSEFRVPAPFAVDEYDSIIAAIFEHERDDPNYVIYRRQIDGVWMDVTCAAVAGQIRSAALGLIALGVQAGDRVVLFSATRYEWPILDYAILSVGAVTVPIYETSSAEQVRWVLQDSEAVVAFAESDAHAAMVNELAGDLPALRHVLQITGSDTEALDRLAKAGAVIDPAELTARVEALRSSDAATLIYTSGTTGRPKGCQLSHSNLVYQTRGAKAYHPTLLRTGEKLLIFLPLAHVFARAISMAAFQNKVTVGFTSDIKNLLALLAVFKPTSVVSVPRVFEKVYNTAEQNAANDGKGAIFKIAAQTAVDWSQAQDDGNPGLLLRAKHAVFDRLVYRKLRGALGGECRAAVSAGAPLGKRLGHFYRGAGLTVYEGYGLTETSGGIAISPFADVKIGTVGRLLPGNSLRIADDGELLVRGGVVFTGYWRNEQATAEAFTDGWFRTGDLGAVDEDGFLTITGRKKELIVTAGGKNVAPAVLEDQLRAHPLISQAMVVGDNKPFIGALITIDPEAFDGWKQRNSKTTSASVSELATDPDLVAEVDAAVKHANLQVSHAESIRKFRILPVDFTENTGELTPTMKVKRNVVAEKFASDIEAIYNKD; encoded by the coding sequence ATGAGTGAGTTCAGGGTCCCCGCTCCGTTCGCTGTCGACGAGTACGACAGCATCATCGCCGCGATCTTCGAGCACGAGCGCGATGATCCCAACTACGTGATCTATCGACGCCAGATCGACGGCGTCTGGATGGATGTCACGTGTGCCGCCGTGGCCGGCCAGATCCGCTCGGCAGCACTGGGCTTGATCGCGTTGGGAGTGCAGGCTGGGGATCGAGTGGTCCTCTTCTCGGCCACCCGCTACGAGTGGCCGATCCTCGATTACGCAATTCTGTCTGTCGGCGCGGTCACCGTACCGATCTACGAGACGTCGTCGGCGGAGCAGGTGCGCTGGGTGCTGCAGGACTCGGAGGCGGTGGTGGCGTTCGCGGAATCCGATGCGCACGCGGCGATGGTCAACGAGCTCGCCGGCGACCTGCCGGCCCTGCGCCATGTGCTGCAGATCACCGGCTCCGATACCGAGGCACTCGACCGGCTTGCAAAGGCGGGCGCGGTGATAGACCCGGCCGAGCTGACCGCTCGGGTCGAGGCGCTACGCAGCTCGGACGCCGCGACGCTGATCTACACCTCGGGCACCACCGGGCGACCGAAGGGTTGCCAGCTGAGCCATTCCAACCTGGTCTACCAAACTCGGGGCGCCAAGGCTTACCACCCGACGCTGCTGCGCACGGGTGAGAAGCTGCTGATTTTCTTGCCACTGGCCCACGTGTTTGCCCGGGCGATTAGCATGGCCGCCTTCCAAAACAAAGTCACTGTGGGATTCACCAGCGACATCAAGAATCTGCTCGCGCTGTTGGCGGTGTTCAAGCCGACGTCGGTGGTGTCGGTGCCGCGGGTGTTCGAAAAGGTATACAACACCGCCGAGCAGAACGCCGCCAACGACGGCAAGGGCGCCATTTTCAAGATCGCCGCACAGACCGCGGTCGACTGGAGCCAGGCGCAAGACGACGGCAATCCGGGATTGTTGTTGCGCGCAAAGCATGCGGTGTTCGACCGGTTGGTCTACCGCAAGCTGCGCGGGGCGCTGGGCGGCGAGTGCCGCGCAGCTGTCTCGGCCGGGGCGCCGCTGGGTAAGCGGCTCGGTCACTTCTACCGTGGCGCCGGACTGACGGTCTACGAGGGCTACGGCCTGACCGAGACCAGTGGCGGCATCGCCATCAGCCCGTTCGCCGATGTGAAGATCGGTACCGTCGGAAGGCTGTTGCCCGGCAACAGTTTGCGCATCGCCGACGATGGTGAACTGCTGGTGCGCGGCGGCGTGGTGTTCACCGGCTACTGGCGCAATGAGCAAGCGACCGCCGAGGCATTCACCGACGGCTGGTTCCGGACGGGCGATCTCGGTGCGGTCGATGAGGACGGCTTCTTGACCATCACTGGGCGTAAGAAGGAGCTCATTGTCACCGCGGGCGGTAAGAACGTCGCCCCCGCGGTGCTGGAGGATCAGCTGCGGGCGCACCCGCTCATCAGCCAGGCAATGGTGGTCGGGGACAACAAGCCGTTCATCGGTGCGCTCATCACCATTGACCCCGAGGCGTTCGACGGCTGGAAGCAGCGCAACAGCAAGACGACTAGCGCCTCGGTGAGCGAGCTGGCCACCGATCCCGACCTGGTCGCCGAGGTGGACGCCGCCGTCAAGCACGCCAACCTGCAGGTATCGCATGCTGAGTCGATCCGCAAGTTCCGCATTCTGCCCGTCGACTTCACCGAGAACACCGGCGAGCTGACCCCGACGATGAAGGTCAAGCGCAACGTGGTGGCCGAGAAGTTCGCCTCCGACATCGAGGCGATCTACAACAAGGACTAG
- the trpD gene encoding anthranilate phosphoribosyltransferase, with protein sequence MAPSSETSAPGGSPRPAAASAPSWPQVLGRLTDGQDLARGQAAWAMDQIMTGSARPAQIAAFAVALKMKVPTADEVGELAGVMLSHARSMPIDAILRDIGDTVDIVGTGGDGFNTVNLSTMAAIVVASAGVPVVKHGNRAASSLSGGADTLEALGVRIDLGPDQVARSLAEVGIGFCFAPQFHPSYRHASVVRREIGVPTVFNLLGPLTNPAQPRAGLIGCAFADLAEVMAGVFAARRSSVLVVHGDDGLDELTTTTTSTIWRVQAGTVDKLTFDPAGFGFARADLDDLRGGDAQANAAQARAVLGGVTGPVRDAVVLNAAGAIVAHAGLSSRAEWLPAWEDGLRRASAAIDSGAAEQLLARWVRFSQQV encoded by the coding sequence GTGGCTCCGTCATCTGAGACTTCCGCTCCTGGGGGGTCTCCCCGTCCCGCAGCCGCGTCGGCGCCGTCCTGGCCGCAGGTGCTTGGTCGATTGACGGACGGGCAGGATTTGGCGCGCGGCCAGGCCGCCTGGGCGATGGACCAAATCATGACCGGCAGCGCGCGACCGGCCCAGATCGCCGCCTTTGCCGTGGCTCTGAAGATGAAGGTTCCCACCGCAGACGAAGTCGGCGAACTAGCCGGCGTCATGCTCAGTCACGCCCGCTCGATGCCTATCGACGCGATCCTTAGGGATATCGGGGACACCGTCGACATCGTCGGCACCGGCGGCGACGGGTTCAACACGGTCAACCTGTCCACCATGGCGGCGATCGTGGTGGCGTCCGCGGGTGTTCCGGTGGTCAAACACGGCAACCGAGCGGCGTCTTCGTTGTCCGGTGGCGCAGACACGCTCGAGGCGCTCGGAGTGCGCATCGACCTGGGCCCCGACCAGGTTGCGCGCAGCCTCGCAGAGGTAGGAATCGGGTTCTGCTTCGCGCCGCAGTTTCATCCGTCCTACCGGCACGCGTCCGTGGTGCGCCGTGAGATTGGGGTGCCTACGGTGTTCAATCTCCTTGGGCCGCTTACCAATCCGGCTCAGCCCCGGGCGGGATTGATCGGCTGCGCTTTTGCCGACCTCGCCGAGGTGATGGCCGGGGTGTTCGCTGCACGCCGGTCCAGCGTGCTGGTCGTACACGGTGACGACGGGCTCGACGAGTTGACCACCACCACCACGAGCACCATCTGGCGAGTGCAAGCCGGGACCGTGGACAAGCTGACCTTTGACCCCGCCGGATTCGGGTTTGCCCGCGCCGACCTTGACGACCTGCGCGGAGGCGACGCGCAGGCCAACGCGGCCCAAGCGCGCGCGGTGCTGGGCGGCGTGACGGGACCGGTTCGAGATGCCGTGGTGCTCAATGCCGCGGGAGCGATCGTCGCGCACGCCGGGTTATCCAGCCGCGCCGAATGGCTGCCGGCGTGGGAAGACGGGTTGCGGCGGGCCAGCGCCGCGATCGACAGCGGTGCGGCCGAACAGCTGCTCGCGCGATGGGTGCGGTTCAGCCAGCAGGTCTAA
- the ripC gene encoding peptidoglycan hydrolase RipC, with protein MKLDCRRSIVRVIKRSAIGSLASFTVLSGVLVVNAFNATADPADDALAKLNELSRQAEQTTEAMHSAQLDLNAKLAAQQAAEKKHADDQAAADAAKARLATFQTAVNKIAAATYMGGRTDGMDAILTAESPQLLIDGLTVQRVMAHQMSSQMASFRAAGEQAAKAEQASAKSAADAKSAAEQAAAVRASLQHKQSQLQVQIAVVKSQYQALTPGQRDALADPGQVPAGLPGAPGPAPEALAPGVSAAAAVPGEAPPPSGMVPGFPFVPPGGGGDRAVVVQAALTQVGSPYAWGGAAPGGFDCSGLVMWAFQQAGIALPHSSQALAHGGQPVALSDLQPGDVLTFYSDASHAGIYIGDGLMVHSSTYGQPVRVVPMDSSGPIYDARRY; from the coding sequence TTGAAGCTCGACTGTAGGCGTTCGATCGTGCGCGTCATCAAGCGATCGGCCATCGGTTCATTAGCGAGCTTCACCGTGTTGTCCGGCGTCCTAGTCGTGAATGCCTTTAATGCGACGGCCGATCCTGCCGACGACGCGCTAGCCAAACTCAACGAGCTGTCCCGGCAGGCCGAACAGACCACCGAGGCGATGCACAGCGCACAGCTCGACCTGAACGCCAAGCTGGCTGCCCAGCAGGCTGCGGAAAAAAAGCATGCGGATGATCAGGCCGCAGCCGATGCCGCCAAAGCACGTTTGGCCACATTCCAGACCGCGGTTAACAAGATCGCTGCCGCCACATACATGGGTGGCCGCACCGACGGCATGGACGCCATCCTGACGGCGGAGTCGCCGCAGCTGCTGATCGACGGACTCACGGTGCAGCGGGTAATGGCGCATCAAATGTCTTCGCAGATGGCAAGTTTCCGGGCTGCTGGAGAGCAGGCCGCCAAGGCTGAGCAAGCGTCTGCCAAGTCGGCGGCCGATGCCAAGTCCGCGGCCGAACAAGCCGCCGCGGTTCGGGCGAGTCTGCAGCACAAGCAAAGTCAGCTGCAGGTACAGATCGCTGTCGTGAAGTCGCAATACCAAGCGTTGACCCCTGGACAGCGCGACGCGCTCGCCGATCCGGGTCAGGTCCCGGCGGGTCTTCCGGGTGCTCCCGGGCCGGCTCCCGAGGCGTTGGCGCCCGGCGTATCGGCAGCGGCCGCGGTGCCCGGCGAGGCCCCGCCGCCCAGCGGAATGGTGCCCGGATTCCCGTTCGTGCCACCAGGTGGTGGCGGCGACCGTGCGGTCGTCGTGCAGGCTGCGTTGACGCAAGTCGGTTCGCCCTACGCGTGGGGCGGCGCCGCACCGGGCGGGTTCGACTGCTCCGGATTGGTGATGTGGGCGTTTCAGCAGGCCGGCATCGCGCTGCCACACTCCAGCCAGGCGCTGGCCCACGGTGGTCAACCGGTGGCGCTATCGGACCTGCAGCCGGGCGATGTGCTGACCTTCTATTCCGACGCGTCGCACGCCGGCATCTACATTGGCGACGGCCTCATGGTCCATTCCTCTACCTACGGCCAGCCGGTGCGAGTGGTGCCGATGGACTCGTCCGGCCCGATCTACGACGCTCGCCGCTACTGA
- a CDS encoding polyketide cyclase / dehydrase and lipid transport, protein MYSIQIADETYIAADGARVGAAIADRSNWSRWWPDLRLQVTEDRAEKGIRWAVTGALTGTMEVWLEPLLDGVVLHYFLHAEPTGVAAWQLARMKLAKMTHRRRVAGKNMAFEVKTKLEESRPVGVSPVV, encoded by the coding sequence ATGTATAGCATCCAGATCGCCGACGAGACGTACATAGCTGCCGATGGCGCCCGGGTCGGAGCCGCCATCGCCGATCGGTCGAACTGGAGTCGGTGGTGGCCGGATCTGCGACTGCAGGTCACCGAGGATCGCGCTGAGAAGGGAATCAGATGGGCCGTTACCGGCGCCCTGACCGGCACGATGGAAGTCTGGCTGGAACCATTGCTGGACGGGGTGGTGCTGCACTACTTCTTGCACGCCGAACCGACCGGCGTAGCGGCCTGGCAGCTGGCCCGGATGAAGCTGGCCAAAATGACGCACCGCCGCCGGGTGGCGGGCAAGAATATGGCATTCGAGGTGAAAACCAAGCTGGAAGAGTCACGCCCCGTGGGGGTTTCTCCGGTAGTTTAA
- a CDS encoding eCIS core domain-containing protein, with the protein MLTCVFVAELTAAVVVPGQPVPTRPIDTTQTLVVGDRAVRLVSVGGSGAERLLSRVAANIGAAIDKVVAFWGADWPHEISVVAAGSREQFLVAVGGGPASQWADIAAVAVADSVDPARRVSVGQRIVFAPGADNMSDDALRIVLAHELFHYAARADSALDAPQWVTEGVADFVARPNTAPPAEAAPSLPSDTDLNTPGPQRSQAYDRAWWFARFVADSYGTATLRAFYLSACGVGHSELATALRDVLGTDAAGLLVRWNHWLTG; encoded by the coding sequence CTGCTGACGTGCGTATTTGTAGCTGAGCTGACTGCGGCGGTGGTGGTACCCGGACAACCGGTGCCCACTCGACCTATAGACACTACGCAGACGCTGGTCGTCGGCGATCGCGCCGTCCGGTTAGTTAGCGTCGGCGGTTCGGGCGCCGAGCGGCTACTGTCTCGCGTCGCTGCGAACATCGGTGCCGCGATTGACAAGGTAGTGGCCTTCTGGGGAGCCGACTGGCCACACGAGATCTCGGTGGTGGCCGCGGGATCGCGTGAACAGTTTCTTGTCGCCGTTGGCGGAGGCCCGGCATCGCAATGGGCCGACATCGCGGCGGTTGCCGTCGCCGACAGCGTCGATCCTGCCCGACGGGTCTCGGTCGGCCAACGGATCGTGTTCGCGCCGGGCGCGGACAACATGAGTGATGACGCCCTGCGAATAGTGTTGGCGCACGAGCTTTTTCACTATGCGGCACGAGCCGACAGCGCCCTTGACGCACCTCAATGGGTGACCGAGGGGGTAGCCGATTTCGTAGCCCGCCCGAACACCGCACCGCCCGCCGAAGCGGCGCCATCGCTGCCGTCGGACACCGACCTAAACACACCCGGGCCGCAGCGCTCGCAGGCATATGACCGAGCGTGGTGGTTTGCCCGCTTCGTCGCGGATAGCTACGGCACGGCGACATTGCGCGCCTTCTATCTCTCCGCATGCGGTGTCGGACACTCCGAGCTCGCGACCGCCCTCCGCGATGTGCTCGGCACAGATGCGGCTGGCCTGCTGGTGCGCTGGAACCATTGGCTGACCGGATAG